One genomic window of Motacilla alba alba isolate MOTALB_02 chromosome 1, Motacilla_alba_V1.0_pri, whole genome shotgun sequence includes the following:
- the CKAP2 gene encoding cytoskeleton-associated protein 2 isoform X1 yields MAARAAPQLPVSRRSEPAFREQRRQKVEEYLSRKKTFSGVSIQENQTSISSSRTRRATTSKLQDELQPSTSPKPEMENKENADEVSWDQSIVNSETNVTLNSSTVPLTSYISGTNCSLEKQAPENKVIDIKSQHVSLSKAIMEIKRIKERHLTTEKQNASISAPKKPALGRYRGKVIQSKINSFWKAAKNEGEKSSLPDKKTFPSATNQAANSLSTKSCNAVLKTVKVTNNTKSVKSNGVLPFQSKPSDKAASNSQSGLKKQLTFAAAPKKVTVPKVVGGRRPQPLKAASSNPDRKVRGVKKCADFCEDARPEALARSTFVAPGAKSRHNSKMDENRKSILPKESVEERRARLDEWRASRGKVMRRPPIRALLGSQSKSEEQEFSAADTEKINKTLSKCLHLTEQGHHSDEARAMLEDLIISIPGVKKLAKYWICCMRLEQMGHLGKLIAVYEEAILAGAMPREELRHTLVDTIKNTEGLFNSDNGGTVIEAHLSEIVEVSKEPNSSVEPVQETFKDLCPDDDQKEESDNKAETSSEVIKKEEIDLDLKPRGESLPKKNKKHRAKERAKKKAKCEREQKEDGIKNTAQAINSPEKENDTSYSMRFNPSTTPYLESVKMHPEANDCSAKDLKIITPLRYSQRIREKMCKLPDAVKDQDACVSSLEQLGDLESKSTVFIHKQSNALQETSSEIEE; encoded by the exons ATGGCGGCGCGCGCGGCTCCGCAGCTCCCGGTCAGCCGCAGGTCCGAGCCTGCATTCCGCG AACAAAGACGACAGAAAGTTGAAGAGTACTTATCAAGAAAGAAGACTTTTTCTGGTGTGTCCATTCAAGAAAACCAGACATCGATCAG cagtagCAGAACTAGGAGAGCAACTACCAGTAAACTGCAAGACGAGTTACAGCCCTCAACATCTCCCAAGCCAGAAATG gaaaataaagagaatgcTGATGAAGTGTCATGGGACCAATCAATTGTAAACTCAGAAACAAATGTTACTTTAAACTCTTCTACAGTCCCGCTGACAAGTTACATATCAGGGACAAACTGTAGTCTTGAAAAGCAAGCTCCAGAGAATAAAGTCATTGATATAAAATCTCAGCATGTATCACTTAGCAAGGCCATCATGGAAATCAAAAGAATTAAAGAGAGGCATTtgacaacagaaaaacaaaatgcaagtaTCAGCGCACCAAAGAAACCTGCTCTTGGCAGATATCGTGGCAAAGTTATCCAATCCAAGATAAATTctttctggaaagcagcaaaaaatgagggggaaaagagTTCTTTGCCAGACAAGAAGACTTTTCCTTCTGCCACCAATCAAGCAGCAAATTCTTTGTCCACGAAAAGCTGTAATGCAGTTCTGAAGACCGTCAAAGTCACAAACAACACTAAATCTGTAAAATCAAATGGTGTCCTGCCATTTCAGAGCAAACCATCTGACAAAGCTGCTAGTAACTCACAGTCTGGTCTGAAGAAACAGCTGACATTTGCTGCAGCACCAAAGAAAGTAACAGTCCCAAAAGTGGTTGGTGGAAGGCGACCACAGCCACTGAAGGCCGCTTCTAGCAATCCTGATCGCAAAGTGCGGGGTGTGAAGAAATGTGCAGACTTTTGTGAAGATGCACGACCAGAAGCTCTAGCAAGATCAACTTTTGTTGCTCCTGGTGCAAAATCACGACACAATTCTAAAAtggatgaaaacagaaaatctatTCTGCCAAAAGAGTCAGTAGAAGAGAGAAG AGCTCGCCTGGATGAATGGAGGGCATCTAGAGGAAAAGTGATGAGACGACCTCCTATACGTGCTCTTCTGGGATCCCAGTCTAAAAGTGAAGAACAAGaattctctgctgctgacacagaAAAGATCAACAAGACTCTGAGCAAATGCTTGCATTTAACAGAACAG GGACATCATAGTGATGAAGCACGTGCCATGTTGGAAGATCTGATAATCAGCATTCCTGGGGTTAAAAAGCTTGCAAAATATTGGATCTGCTGTATGCGTCTTGAACAGATGGGCCATCTTGGAAAGCTTATTGCTGTCTATGAGGAGGCTATTTTGGCAGGAGCAATG CCCAGAGAGGAATTGCGACACACACTAGTAGATACAATCAAAAATACTGAAGGTCTTTTTAACTCTGACAATG GGGGAACTGTGATAGAAGCTCATTTAAGTGAGATAGTGGAAGTCAGCAAGGAACCAAATTCATCTGTAGAGCCAGTTCAGGAAACCTTCAAAGATCTCTGCCCAGATGATGACCAAAAAGAAGAGAGTGATAATAAGGCAGAGACAAGCAGTGAAGTTatcaaaaaagaagaaattgattTAGACTTAAAACCAAGAGGAGAGAGCTTGccaaaaaagaataaaaagcacaGGGCTAAAGAacgtgcaaaaaaaaaagcaaaatgcgAAAGAGAACAGAAGGAGGATGGGATAAAAAATACAGCCCAAGCAATTAATTCTCCTGAGAAAGAGAATGACACATCTTATTCAATGAGATTCAACCCTTCTACCACACCATATTTGGAAAG TGTGAAGATGCATCCTGAGGCAAATGACTGCAGTGCTAAAGATCTGAAAATCATAACTCCTTTGCGATATTCTCAACGTATTCGGGAGAAGATGTGCAAGCTGCCTGATGCTGTTAAAGATCAAGATGCGTGTGTCTCTTCACTTGAGCAGCTGGGAGACTTGGAATCAAAATCCACTGTGTTTATTCACAAACAAAGCAATGCTCTCCAAGAAACAAGTAGTGAAATAGAAGAGTAA
- the CKAP2 gene encoding cytoskeleton-associated protein 2 isoform X2, translating to MAARAAPQLPVSRRSEPAFREQRRQKVEEYLSRKKTFSGVSIQENQTSISSRTRRATTSKLQDELQPSTSPKPEMENKENADEVSWDQSIVNSETNVTLNSSTVPLTSYISGTNCSLEKQAPENKVIDIKSQHVSLSKAIMEIKRIKERHLTTEKQNASISAPKKPALGRYRGKVIQSKINSFWKAAKNEGEKSSLPDKKTFPSATNQAANSLSTKSCNAVLKTVKVTNNTKSVKSNGVLPFQSKPSDKAASNSQSGLKKQLTFAAAPKKVTVPKVVGGRRPQPLKAASSNPDRKVRGVKKCADFCEDARPEALARSTFVAPGAKSRHNSKMDENRKSILPKESVEERRARLDEWRASRGKVMRRPPIRALLGSQSKSEEQEFSAADTEKINKTLSKCLHLTEQGHHSDEARAMLEDLIISIPGVKKLAKYWICCMRLEQMGHLGKLIAVYEEAILAGAMPREELRHTLVDTIKNTEGLFNSDNGGTVIEAHLSEIVEVSKEPNSSVEPVQETFKDLCPDDDQKEESDNKAETSSEVIKKEEIDLDLKPRGESLPKKNKKHRAKERAKKKAKCEREQKEDGIKNTAQAINSPEKENDTSYSMRFNPSTTPYLESVKMHPEANDCSAKDLKIITPLRYSQRIREKMCKLPDAVKDQDACVSSLEQLGDLESKSTVFIHKQSNALQETSSEIEE from the exons ATGGCGGCGCGCGCGGCTCCGCAGCTCCCGGTCAGCCGCAGGTCCGAGCCTGCATTCCGCG AACAAAGACGACAGAAAGTTGAAGAGTACTTATCAAGAAAGAAGACTTTTTCTGGTGTGTCCATTCAAGAAAACCAGACATCGATCAG tagCAGAACTAGGAGAGCAACTACCAGTAAACTGCAAGACGAGTTACAGCCCTCAACATCTCCCAAGCCAGAAATG gaaaataaagagaatgcTGATGAAGTGTCATGGGACCAATCAATTGTAAACTCAGAAACAAATGTTACTTTAAACTCTTCTACAGTCCCGCTGACAAGTTACATATCAGGGACAAACTGTAGTCTTGAAAAGCAAGCTCCAGAGAATAAAGTCATTGATATAAAATCTCAGCATGTATCACTTAGCAAGGCCATCATGGAAATCAAAAGAATTAAAGAGAGGCATTtgacaacagaaaaacaaaatgcaagtaTCAGCGCACCAAAGAAACCTGCTCTTGGCAGATATCGTGGCAAAGTTATCCAATCCAAGATAAATTctttctggaaagcagcaaaaaatgagggggaaaagagTTCTTTGCCAGACAAGAAGACTTTTCCTTCTGCCACCAATCAAGCAGCAAATTCTTTGTCCACGAAAAGCTGTAATGCAGTTCTGAAGACCGTCAAAGTCACAAACAACACTAAATCTGTAAAATCAAATGGTGTCCTGCCATTTCAGAGCAAACCATCTGACAAAGCTGCTAGTAACTCACAGTCTGGTCTGAAGAAACAGCTGACATTTGCTGCAGCACCAAAGAAAGTAACAGTCCCAAAAGTGGTTGGTGGAAGGCGACCACAGCCACTGAAGGCCGCTTCTAGCAATCCTGATCGCAAAGTGCGGGGTGTGAAGAAATGTGCAGACTTTTGTGAAGATGCACGACCAGAAGCTCTAGCAAGATCAACTTTTGTTGCTCCTGGTGCAAAATCACGACACAATTCTAAAAtggatgaaaacagaaaatctatTCTGCCAAAAGAGTCAGTAGAAGAGAGAAG AGCTCGCCTGGATGAATGGAGGGCATCTAGAGGAAAAGTGATGAGACGACCTCCTATACGTGCTCTTCTGGGATCCCAGTCTAAAAGTGAAGAACAAGaattctctgctgctgacacagaAAAGATCAACAAGACTCTGAGCAAATGCTTGCATTTAACAGAACAG GGACATCATAGTGATGAAGCACGTGCCATGTTGGAAGATCTGATAATCAGCATTCCTGGGGTTAAAAAGCTTGCAAAATATTGGATCTGCTGTATGCGTCTTGAACAGATGGGCCATCTTGGAAAGCTTATTGCTGTCTATGAGGAGGCTATTTTGGCAGGAGCAATG CCCAGAGAGGAATTGCGACACACACTAGTAGATACAATCAAAAATACTGAAGGTCTTTTTAACTCTGACAATG GGGGAACTGTGATAGAAGCTCATTTAAGTGAGATAGTGGAAGTCAGCAAGGAACCAAATTCATCTGTAGAGCCAGTTCAGGAAACCTTCAAAGATCTCTGCCCAGATGATGACCAAAAAGAAGAGAGTGATAATAAGGCAGAGACAAGCAGTGAAGTTatcaaaaaagaagaaattgattTAGACTTAAAACCAAGAGGAGAGAGCTTGccaaaaaagaataaaaagcacaGGGCTAAAGAacgtgcaaaaaaaaaagcaaaatgcgAAAGAGAACAGAAGGAGGATGGGATAAAAAATACAGCCCAAGCAATTAATTCTCCTGAGAAAGAGAATGACACATCTTATTCAATGAGATTCAACCCTTCTACCACACCATATTTGGAAAG TGTGAAGATGCATCCTGAGGCAAATGACTGCAGTGCTAAAGATCTGAAAATCATAACTCCTTTGCGATATTCTCAACGTATTCGGGAGAAGATGTGCAAGCTGCCTGATGCTGTTAAAGATCAAGATGCGTGTGTCTCTTCACTTGAGCAGCTGGGAGACTTGGAATCAAAATCCACTGTGTTTATTCACAAACAAAGCAATGCTCTCCAAGAAACAAGTAGTGAAATAGAAGAGTAA